In a single window of the Acipenser ruthenus chromosome 8, fAciRut3.2 maternal haplotype, whole genome shotgun sequence genome:
- the LOC117407167 gene encoding odorant receptor 131-2-like — MVNVSGQSLDSLIHQQDLMVEKDWVFVLKVSFALATPIFFIYVNCIMLFTLYSKASFRETSRYILFAHMLFNDSILLMTSVLLYILALACQHIMRGLCVLLVLISGTTFINSPLNLAVMALERYIAICLPLRHCEISTPKRTGVVIGVIWVLSSLEYVSDLLAVLATQPSSFFLLPVYCTREMLFGMKWQPVMRQVFDCLFFLLVSCIIIYTYVAIMLQARCVSSDKASVSKARNTVLLHGIQLLLCLSSFLYGVIEVMLVRLERSSFIHMRYVSFMVLIILPRCLSPLIYGLRDENFRKLFKYYFTFASSKIKPLAGNA, encoded by the coding sequence ATGGTGAATGTTTCTGGACAGAGTCTGGACAGTTTGATACACCAACAGGATTTAATGGTGGAGAAGGACTGGGTGTTTGTGCTAAAGGTGTCATTTGCATTGGCAACCCCCATTTTCTTTATCTATGTGAACTGCATCATGTTATTTACCCTGTACAGCAAAGCCAGCTTCCGAGAGACCTCCCGCTACATCCTCTTTGCCCACATGCTGTTCAACGATTCCATTCTGCTGATGACCAGCGTGCTTCTCTATATCCTTGCTTTAGCATGCCAGCACATAATGAGGGGATTGtgtgttttacttgttttaataTCAGGCACCACCTTCATAAACTCACCCTTGAATCTTGCAGTGATGGCACTTGAGCGCTATATAGCCATTTGCCTCCCTTTGAGACACTGTGAAATATCCACTCCTAAAAGAACTGGAGTGGTCATCGGAGTCATCTGGGTTTTGTCTTCCCTAGAATATGTAAGTGACCTCTTGGCTGTATTAGCCACACAACcctccagtttttttttgttgcctgtgtattgcaCACGTGAGATGCTGTTCGGCATGAAATGGCAGCCAGTTATGAGACAAGTGtttgattgtttattttttctgttagTGTCTTGCATTATAATATACACATATGTTGCAATAATGCTGCAAGCCAGATGTGTCAGCTCAGATAAAGCATCAGTGTCGAAGGCGCGCAACACGGTGCTGCTGCACGGCATTCAGCTGCTGCTGTGTCTCAGCTCCTTTCTGTATGGTGTTATCGAAGTCATGCTGGTGCGCCTGGAAAGGTCTTCCTTCATTCACATGCGATACGTTAGCTTTATGGTGCTGATCATTCTTCCCAGGTGTCTGAGTCCTCTGATATACGGTCTAAGAGATGAGAACTTCAGGaagctttttaaatattattttacttttgcCTCAAGCAAAATAAAGCCCCTTGCAGGCAACGCTTAA
- the LOC131737839 gene encoding odorant receptor 131-2-like produces the protein MVLNTTSNVSTTAEELQGTHAIANFQMAFSQTLVCVLLYVNCAMIFTFFKKEAFRENTRYILFAHMLVVDTMQLALVDLAVVIVYCRIFPPDGVRILLSMLMFALSCHTPLTLTAMCLERYVAICMPLRHADISTVKAAWVSIGIVWVIGWVPTSIDLFIVIATKRPPIYTEGVYVFYEIMLRYPWQYILKSSICLFYFAVIVGIVAFTYIQIIRVARSASADKNITSKASNTITLHAFQLVLCIVVLICPLIEAEVKKIDAKSLSSVRYFDFIVFTLSPRCLSPLIYGLRDEKFSRVLKYYIICGLTKTVVPVAVDV, from the coding sequence ATGGTCCTAAACACTACCAGCAACGTCAGTACCACTGCAGAAGAACTACAGGGAACCCACGCGATTGCTAACTTTCAGATGGCGTTTTCACAGACACTGGTCTGCGTCTTACTATATGTGAACTGTGCCATGATCTTCACATTCTTCAAAAAGGAGGCCTTTCGAGAGAACACACGCTACATTTTGTTTGCGCACATGCTGGTCGTCGACACCATGCAGCTGGCGTTGGTTGATTTGGCGGTCGTGATAGTCTATTGCCGCATCTTCCCACCTGACGGAGTGCGCATCCTTCTGAGCATGTTAATGTTCGCTTTAAGCTGTCACACACCTCTGACTCTAACTGCAATGTGCTTGGAACGCTACGTAGCTATTTGCATGCCACTAAGGCATGCCGATATCTCTACAGTCAAAGCTGCCTGGGTTAGTATTGGCATTGTTTGGGTTATTGGCTGGGTCCCCACCAGCATTGATCTCTTTATTGTCATAGCAACAAAACGACCACCTATTTACACGGAAGGCGTATATGTGTTTTACGAAATTATGTTAAGGTACCCGTGGCAATACATTCTGAAGTCAAGCATCTGTTTGTTCTATTTTGCCGTAATAGTCGGAATTGTGGCATTCACCTATATTCAGATAATAAGGGTAGCTAGATCTGCTTCAGCAGATAAAAACATCACGTCCAAAGCTTCCAACACGATAACCCTGCATGCTTTTCAGTTAGTGCTTTGTATAGTCGTACTCATTTGCCCTCTTATAGAAGCGGAGGTAAAGAAAATAGACGCGAAAAGCCTATCAAGCGTGCGGTATTTTGACTTCATTGTCTTTACTTTGTCCCCGCGCTGTTTAAGTCCACTTATCTATGGACTGAGGGACGAGAAATTCAGTAGGGTGcttaaatattatattatttgtggATTGACAAAAACAGTGGTCCCAGTTGCAGTAGACGTGTAG
- the LOC117406314 gene encoding odorant receptor 131-2-like produces MDNLTFLHENATQPDFTLTAVTVFKICVIIPFFCIFMCSIILMLYTFYSQRQLWQSGRYVLFAHMLVSDTIHLLSSIVLFLLFKANVQIPFVYCQLLIFISSVSYMVTPINLATMSLERYIAICNPLRHAEICRVERGWIVILMFWIVSCVPFIAHISLEGPLADKDIYSGTLCRKQSANSSPSQKLANVVSSGLCFAVVATIVLYTYVRILLETRKVRADKASARKALKTVLLHGIQLGLCMLSFTYPVTEDIIQRQDIWFKDHIGFLNYFSFMLLPRFLSPLIYGVRDETFKKHMKRNLPCYSSKITPE; encoded by the coding sequence ATGGACAACTTGACTTTCCTCCATGAAAATGCTACCCAGCCAGACTTCACTTTGACTGCTGTCACTGTGTTTAAGATCTGCGTGATCATTCCCTTCTTCTGTATCTTCATGTGTTCCATTATTTTGATGCTCTACACTTTTTACTCACAAAGGCAGTTATGGCAGAGTGGACGCTACGTTCTGTTTGCCCACATGCTAGTGAGCGACACCATCCACCTCTTGTCCAGTATAGTGTTATTCCTTTTGTTCAAGGCCAACGTCCAAATCCCTTTTGTGTACTGCCAGCTCCTAATATTCATATCTAGTGTTTCTTACATGGTCACACCTATCAATTTGGCAACCATGTCTCTGGAGCGCTACATTGCTATCTGCAACCCACTGAGGCACGCTGAAATATGCAGGGTGGAGAGAGGCTGGATTGTCATATTAATGTTTTGGATCGTTAGTTGTGTCCCTTTCATTGCACACATTTCTTTGGAAGGACCGTTGGCTGATAAAGATATTTATTCTGGAACACTCTGCAGAAAGCAGAGTGCTAATTCATCACCTAGTCAAAAACTCGCAAACGTCGTCTCTAGCGGACTATGTTTTGCTGTGGTTGCCACCATCGTTCTCTACACTTATGTCAGAATCTTGCTAGAGACTAGGAAAGTCAGGGCAGATAAAGCTTCTGCTAGGAAAGCTCTCAAAACAGTACTATTGCATGGGATTCAGCTGGGTTTATGCATGCTATCATTCACCTACCCTGTCACTGAAGATATCATTCAACGTCAGGACATTTGGTTTAAGGATCATATTggctttttaaattacttttctttCATGTTGTTGCCTAGGTTCCTCAGCCCCTTAATATATGGGGTGCGGGATGAGACTTTCAAAAAACACATGAAACGAAACTTGCCTTGCTATTCCTCAAAAATTACACCTGAGTAA